The Carassius gibelio isolate Cgi1373 ecotype wild population from Czech Republic chromosome B19, carGib1.2-hapl.c, whole genome shotgun sequence genomic interval AAACGAGACAGCAGGCTCTGCAGGAAACACAGAATGccctccttcctcttctcctacTTTTTGTTCCCTGAAGCTCTTCCACCTTCCAATCGAGGTCCTTTTTATTTCTGTCTCTGTATGTAAATAGTTTGTACATATTGTATTTTaagtttatattgttattttaagtatatattcTAATTATTGTATGTTTGGcctgaataaattattttgaaatatgactAAATGCCTGGTGTGGTTCTAATTCACAACAAAGCAAGTGTTTTATCACATAAAAACTTGATTTCAAACTATGACACACATTCATTTTGTATAGAATGCTATTTATTCCATTTCCATCTTGATTAtatgaaacattattataatgtaaagaCAACCAACATTCTTTAGTGTGTCTGGACAGGGTTGTGTGAGGAAAACAAAGAAATCACAGGACAGGTTAAATCCTTTTGGAGGCTGGCtccatttatcatcaaaacaaaaataaatgacagattATTTCACAGTAATAACCTGAACTGAGAAATAACACAGacctatagatttttttatacatCAAAGGAGGAATTATATTGTTCAGCTATGTTAACTATAAACACTTGCAGTCATACATTTCTGAATTAGATCAAGAAAAACTCCAAATATGGGATTGTTTACCATGTTACATTAATATTAGGACTACTAATAATGTATGTTACCTTATATACTAATGTGGAAAACCTaccatttgaaaaaattaatgaCTCAGggtctaaaataattaaatgtgcatGTTGTGGTGGACCTGACAGTCTGGAACAGGGCCAGCAGGAATAGAGCAGACAGACTAGACACAGTGCAGCCATGACCTGCAAACAGAGAGGAGGcacaacaaaacaatatataaaccAATAATCTTACAGAGAACAtactgcatttaatatatatatatatatacatatgtgtgtctgtgtgtgtgtgtgtaggtatatatatatatatatatatatatatatatatatatatatatatatatatatatatatatctatatatatatagatatatatatatagatatatattagtAATGGTGGTAAAACTCTTTAGATAGTCATGTTCTTTATAGGTTtgtgggtggctcttaaaagagccgttgAGGGGAAGTCATGAGTAGGACTTCAAACACTATTCTGTCTGCTGCCATGCTACtgctattatatattatatatatgatattatatattaataatgtctCGTCTGTCCGCTGATGTAGCTAATGTTTGCTCATTAAGATAAACATAATTCATTCACGCTTAGGTAAAATTCGCGACTTTAAAGAATTAATTTGGCGGAGCCAGGATGTTTTCATAGGGGTAGCAGGGAGgggccagcaaccagtctggggtgGCACATAAATCTtcagtatttcaatataaaaatgtgtttgactaTAATGTACATGACTGTCTTAGTGCATAAAACACATCTGAGTACAACTAATTTCTACTCAACTGTAATTGAGATATTTGTGAATTAGATCATTAATACTGAGTGAATTTGAccatttttgtattattcctcatttatttaatttttttaagggaCTCACTATAGCTTTATTGCTCACTCAGCTTCGCAAAACTCCCAAATGCTTGCTCTCCAACATTGCAAACTCGTGGATGAGACATGCAGATagtgataaaaatgtgaaatgtgattaaaaaaattttaaaaaaaagttcataattCAACACATAAACgccagaatattttttattttattttatggatttaaacggtttgatttttttgtgtgtccaCTGTgcttacatttatttgtgcattaaagtacaaataaaaaaaaatacatatctgCTTCTTTGTGATCTCGAATTGCAGAATATTTCAGTACATGCAATTGAGTGACGTTCTTGTGTGCTGCGTATACGTGTCCAGTTTACAGCTTTATCACCTTTTTGGTAATTTCATGACTTACCTGACGACAGAGTTATGTATGCTCATAGTTTCTTGTGCAGGTTATTTTTGATGATGTGATATAGAGCGTGTGCCAAATATTTGCATACTGTTGAAAAGTGTTCACCGAGAGCAGAGTAAAATAGCTGATTAGACAGGAAAGTGTGTTTTAATGACATATAGTCTGAACAACATCTCATCAGACAGCAGTTCACagttgttctactgaagctcgTTTGACTCGCACCTGACACTGAGGGAAAGCTGAAGTGCGCATCTGATAATTATCCTGTTTGATGTGATCATTAAGAGATATGACAGTTCCGCATCTTAACAAATGCAttttgtgtaaagaaaaaaaaagacaataactGCAGTTTTGAGTGGGTTGGCCAAGCTTTCGTCAGTGGTGGCCACAGCCAACCTTTGACCAACCCCTGGCTCCGCCCCTGAATTTACCCGGCTGCTCATGAAGTTTGCGTTGTAAGTGTAACGTACAATACAAAGAGACTTTCCTATTAATTTAAAATCCCAAAAATGGCTTCGGGGAGAGCTTTACTGTTTACTCAAGAGCAATCAATGGTTGCCAGGGCAACTCTGACACGTCACTATGGAATGTTCGTGGATGACGTCACACTGAGCCGCTATAAAAGCTGGTTTACGGAttggaacattttatttcatcGTCGCTTGTTATGCGAGTAATATCAGTGAGTGAATATCTGTCTGAACGAGTACGAAAATCTTGCTTAATCGTCTTTTCAAAAAAGACCAgaaattcagtttgaaaatatCAAACGGCTCAAGAGCGATCTCTCTCAGAACTGTGTAAACGAGAACTGTTGAAAATCTCTGTAGAACAAGAGTTCTCCTTTAGGATCAGAGATGGCTTTTAACaagaatacatctttttcatcatcatcttcatcgtcCTCAGTTGTGGATGAAATGTCAGAGATGTCGCTGAGGAACACATCTCTGGACTCATCCGATGAGGATGTTTCCTCCAGTCACTGTACTGACAGGCTTGTGAAACATCAACTGCTGATGAACAAATTCCTGGACCTTCAGTACAGAGCCCGAGAGCGCCAGGAGGAGTTTCAGTCACTGCTGGAGCGATTTAACTATATACGTTAGTAATCTGGTTTTAGTTATACACTTATACACATGTAGTTCAGTAGCCTACTCAGACCAATGAGTCGAACAGAGTGGTCAAGTTAATGGTCTTTAATTGGCCTGATTCTTCAAGCCCTCACAAAAAACTAGaacttcaaataataaaaaaaaaaagaatacaaatgaaTCAGACACTCATATTTAGGCATGTATTGGTATTCAGTTGTACCTAAATGCATTGCAAACTGATTAACCagtaaaagtaacattttaaaattgctattaacataaaaaaaaaaaaaaatagaaaaaaacattcataattttAGTGTTTAAAACTATAAAATCGATGTTCAAACATTAAACAATCGACCTTTAACCTTCATTTTTCGAGGAGAACTGTAGAGAGCCCTTAAAACTTCTCTTTTGTTGACAAGCATTTCAGGAAAAATGGATGATGCCTAATGCATTTACAGATTTACTCTAAAGCCCCAAATTGGGATCAGATACAGAGATGAGATCTGCACTTGACTTTGAGACAAGCAGcgcatatatttaattaaatcacagcctttGAGATTTGACAGTGACAACAACCCAATTCACGATCCCAGTTTCATTTTGATTAACTTTGCAACCCTAAGCCATATATTGATCTGCTTTTTAATATAATCTAACTTTACTTAACAGTTAACGATATTTATGTTTTACTTCTTGCAGAGGAATCGCTAGAATGGGAGATTGAGAAAGTGGAGAAATCCATGGTCAGCATGGAGTGGCTGGAGGACTTGCAGAAGATCATTGATGAGTTCCAGGCCAATATGGCAAACAATGTGAGCCGCCTTCGAGAGAGCTTCAGAAAAATGCAGGAGGTTGCCTCGAAAAAAGTTCTGACCGTGAAGGCAAAAGGTAagttaatgtacacacacaccatcattcaTTAAAAAGCATATCTGAATCACTTTGGTTGCAGTGTGATCTAAAATGCTGTGTCAAGGTAGCTTACAGTGTAAAATGTGTTGGTTTTCAGGTAAATCAGGAAAAGATCTGGATGCCAAAGTAGTTAAAAGCATTCAGTCTCTGCCGACTTGTCCCACGGTAGCAGAATTGAAGGCAAATTCAACCGCTGCATCAACGTACTCATCAAATCTGATCATCGCCTTGAATAGCATCACCAAATCATCCTCCTGCAGTCCAGCCACAAGCAAGGCACTAAAACTATCAGCAGCGACCATTGAAAACCTCAACAAGGCATTTCAAGATCACTGCTTGGAAATTAAGACTCTCAAGACACCTCAGAAAGCGAGAAAGGTGGTTCGAGATGTGAACAGAGACGTCTTAGTTTCTCCTGTGCACCAAAGTGGATCTGCAGGTCAGCAGCAGAAGGTGAAAAAACTGCCTGCCTTTCCTGTGAAACCCAAGGCAGATGATTTTGGTTTCCCTCAGGTCAAAGAGCTTGTACGGGAGACAAATGTTGAAGTGTTGCCACTAGATAGACCAGTGATAACATTAGACACAGCTCCAAAAGACCTCCAGAGTCCGTCTGCTGATGACCCGTCTCCTCCTGGCCTTGCCAGGACATTTGCTCTCCCCAAGATCACACGATCTGTCGAGGAGACAAAAGTTTCCACAGAGCAAAAGGTAAACGTCAGATCATCTGAAGAGACACAAGCTGATGCAGAGACGATGGAGAGAACAGAGACATCATTTGAAGAGACAATGGTTCAGGAAGACCACCAAAGTCCATTTCCTCATAGCTTCCGTCCTCCATCCCTTGTCAGATCTTTTGCTCTTCCTCAGATTTCACAGTCTGTAGAGGAGACAAAAGTTTGTGCTATGTCAGCGGTAGAACGTCAAAGTCTGTCTTCTGTCCACACCCATCCTTCCTCGTCTGTAAAACTGCCCAAAATTCAGACTCAAGTAAAGCCGTCACTTCAGAAGTCTGAGAAACCTGAGACTCACAAATATGATTCCGCAGTCTCGGGCAGCATTGAGGAGCAGTACATGAAGAACAGCGAGGAGGACGGAGACAAACTGCTTCATGCTAGCATGAAAGACCCATCGTTCATAATTGACATCAAAGCTCAAGAAAACAACCTCCAGCAGCTGGATcgagcttttcaaaataacaacatttccTCTGAAATGTACAACCTGTGCAGAGGAACCGTCAATCAGACACTTAAGAGTGTTGAGCTGCGTCTTGGATGTCTTTTACGGAGATACATCAAACATGTCCAAATGAAGCAGTTAAGGTTAGAAAAACTTCCATTGGCTAATggtttatttgattatatattttgtgGTAAATCATTTTACAATGTTCCATTAAAAAATTCTCATTTGGCTCATTGCATGTTTAATCTGTTATACAGGAAGACGCTCGATGGAAATTTCAAGGCCACCAGAAATTTAAGGGATGGACTGGAGTTCAAAAaagtccattctcagctctgcAAGTTTGACCGTTTCCAGCAGAGTGTGAACAAAATCTGGGACGCCAAGCAAGCCTCCACTGATGAGACGCGAGAACTCTGCATCGCACGGACGGCCCATTTATACCAGCAGGTCAGTAGGAATTAGACAAGGGGGCATTAAAGCATTGATATTGAGTCTAAGACTAGTTTGTCATGTTgtaaaaatgttaacaacattaattatatggctgatgtaaataataatataaaacatgttgTTGTCCTGCCTTCAGGTGAACGCGGTGCATGGCCTACATCTGACAGGCATATCATTTGTGCAAAGGCATGTATCACTGCCTCTGCTCACTGTGACACCCGTGCGGTTCAGCTCCAATTTGTGTCCATCTCCTCCTCGTGGACCACGAACTTCACCCAGCAGAGCCAGTCCAGCACGCCATCCTCAAATCCACCCCAAACCTCTGCACCACACGACCAGGAACACACCAGGCAGTTTCCTGAAGATCAGTCACATTCAATAATGATGGCCAGTGTCAACATAATGGCTTGTATCTGAACCCAAGAACAGATTatcgaaatgtcacaaaagtaaaacaaaagcGAGGACGCATCAGGAACAGACTCTGGAAAAACAGAAGCACCGGCCTGTAGACATAGgaagatgaatataaatataaagattgGTTAACCCATATTAGTGATTTCAAGCTTTGCCAGAGTCAAATAGCCAATGTTATATTAAGAAAGAGCTATGTCTTAATCAGTGTATATTTTTGCTTAagcttatattgtaatatatatatgaaaaaacatatgaataataaaaatgattaataataaagaTATGAATCTCTCTTTATTGTTGGGCACCTAAGTATTTTGATCAATTAATCGAAGCACACCACTGAGTAGATTTGATTTTATCGGTGAAAATGGACATTTAACTgatcaaatgtttgttttttatttatttttttatttattattattaatttattttaactgaaGAAAGCATAATTTAAATGAACATGAAAGATGAGtacctttttatttgtttaaattctaTTTAATTGCTGCTTAAATAAAGGGGAACATGCAAGTTAGGCATGAGTGTGTCATGATATTAATTATGACATGTGACTAAAGTATCAGATCGTCTCAGATCTTTTGCAAAACTAAGCACTTCATTCaaaaatttacattatttaaaaattattattattattatttggtaccATATGGCACACACATGGTTCATACAGAGTTGGATTCTGTTTGAACCACTTAGAAACTGTTGGGCACAATCTTAAACACGTTTAACATTTCTATTTCTGATGCGAGAGGAGAATCTTCTCAACTGGCGAATCCATCCTTACACAGACTCTGAATAGCTTGAATGAGGTGGTTTAACAAAGGGTCATAGATCATAAAACTTCCACTGCCATGCAGAAGGGGAAAAGGAAAGGAAGGAAGAGTGTTGTGGGAGGTATTGGAATAATGGGAGCAGACACCTATTCTGTCCACTGCCTGTGCTGCGTTCATACTGCGAGTCACTCGttcaacatggaggaacgactgatATTATCAGTGAGCAGTCACCCGGAGCTATATGacacaagttcatatttctatagagacaggaataaaaaggacctcgcTTGGAAGAGTGTTGGTGAGGAGATTGGGGAACCTGATAAtttgtaaatacacattttaccCAGAGCCTACAGATAATGAAGAGGCTGCTTCTCCTGTCTCCCCAGTCCCTGGTCCTGCACCCCCGGTGTGTGAAGGCAATACTACAAACAATATTTAAACATGTTACGTTCAGAAAACATCAGTACAGTATCCACTCATAGCTTTaacattcacataaaaaaagtcaaaaacattttttttaattagtccgTATACTAATAATCATTGTATTTGTAAATGCAGACTCAATTCTATTGCAATGTATGCCACCAATACATCATTTTAACTACTgttcatttgcatgtttatgttccTGATGTTTATATGTCTGAAGTATAACtttatgtaatatatgttaaCGCAAGTTCAAAACAATTTGACACTCTTATTTAAGCATTGGCTATGTCACCCACACAGATATCATTCTCCCAATATCTAGACAATTTTGTTATTTCAGTTATCATCTTTCCGTCTTCTCATTGCTCtgtgtattgtatttttgatttcaCAGGCCAAAAGAGGAGGAGAAGCACCCGGTGTCCCCGGGATGGTCCGTCGGAGGTGGAGCAGATGCTGCTCGAGCTCCTGAGGCATCCTCCAGCCCCACCATCACCGTCACCAACACCATCAACACCACCaacaccaccaccatcaccaACACCATCACCAACACCATCACCACCACAAAAGCCAAAAccaccaccatcaccatcaccaacaccaacaccatcaccaccaccaccacaaaaaCCAAaaccatcaccaccaccaccaccaacaccaccaccatcaccatcaccaacACCATCACCACCaacaccatcaccaccaccaccaccaacatCACCATCACAACACCATCACCAACACCATCACCATCACAAAAACCAAAACCACCACCaacaccaccaccatcaccatcaccaacACCATCACCACCACAAAAACCAAAACCATCACCACCaacaccaccaccatcaccaACACCATCACCACCaacaccatcaccatcaccaccaccaccaccaccagcaccaccaccatcaccatcacAACACCATCACCACCAACACCATCACCACCACAAAAACCAAAACCATCACCAACACCaacaccatcaccaccaccaacaccaccaccaacaccatcaccatcaccaacACCATCACCAACACCAACATCACAGTCTGCTGATGAGCACTTCCTCCTCAGCCTTCTGCCTTTTCTGCAGAGCATGTCGCCTcatacaaaagaaatgataaaatTTCACATGTACAAATTGGCGATGGAAAACAGCAACGTTGTGCTAAATTTAAAGTTGGCTTTAAAAAAATGAGACAGCAGGCTCTGCAGGAAACACAGAATGccctccttcctcttctcctacTTTTTGTTCCCTGAAG includes:
- the LOC127979630 gene encoding uncharacterized protein LOC127979630 isoform X1; translation: MVQEDHQSPFPHSFRPPSLVRSFALPQISQSVEETKVCAMSAVERQSLSSVHTHPSSSVKLPKIQTQVKPSLQKSEKPETHKYDSAVSGSIEEQYMKNSEEDGDKLLHASMKDPSFIIDIKAQENNLQQLDRAFQNNNISSEMYNLCRGTVNQTLKSVELRLGCLLRRYIKHVQMKQLRKTLDGNFKATRNLRDGLEFKKVHSQLCKFDHFQQSVNKIWDAKQASTDETRELCIARTAHLYQQVNAVHGLHLTGISFVQRHVSLPLLTVTPVRFSSNLCPSPPRGPRTSPSRASPARHPQIHPKPLHHTTRNTPGSFLKISHIQ